In Vagococcus hydrophili, one DNA window encodes the following:
- a CDS encoding polyprenyl synthetase family protein: MAVHPLWEKYPDLKKDLIETKKVMDKSVKIRNKDITQALQLFFEAGGKLLRPAYFLLFSKFGDADMPEKKAHRVAASLEILHVATLVHDDIIDDSPMRRSLPSIQATYGQDIAVYTGDFLFTVYFHLLATSTRSFRTIEMNANSMKRILVGELDQMNLRFNTKITVKQYFQHIKGKTAQLFEFACFEGAHFSDSSKMVQLTAKRIGYNIGMAFQIMDDILDYKATESDMQKPVFEDLKNGYYTLPLILAMEKHHEEFAPYLEKRTDLSDTELQEVRDLIAKYEGIEKAEAIAERFTDRALAGIKKLPDREEKEILYDITATLLKRNN, from the coding sequence ATGGCAGTACATCCACTATGGGAAAAGTATCCCGATTTAAAGAAAGATTTAATAGAAACAAAAAAAGTCATGGACAAATCCGTGAAAATTAGAAATAAAGACATTACCCAAGCTTTGCAATTATTTTTTGAAGCAGGTGGCAAGTTACTTCGCCCCGCTTATTTCTTATTGTTTTCAAAATTTGGAGACGCTGATATGCCTGAGAAAAAAGCCCATCGTGTGGCAGCTTCTTTAGAGATTTTACATGTAGCGACCCTAGTTCATGATGATATTATCGATGATTCCCCAATGCGCCGTTCATTGCCTTCGATTCAAGCAACTTACGGTCAAGACATTGCGGTTTATACAGGTGACTTTTTATTCACAGTCTATTTCCACTTGTTAGCAACATCTACAAGAAGTTTTAGAACGATTGAGATGAATGCCAATAGTATGAAACGCATCTTAGTTGGTGAACTAGATCAAATGAATTTAAGGTTTAACACAAAGATCACAGTGAAACAGTATTTTCAACATATTAAAGGGAAAACGGCCCAATTATTTGAATTTGCGTGTTTTGAAGGCGCTCATTTTTCAGACAGTTCTAAGATGGTTCAATTAACAGCCAAAAGAATCGGCTATAATATCGGAATGGCATTCCAAATTATGGATGATATTTTGGATTATAAAGCCACAGAAAGTGATATGCAGAAACCAGTTTTTGAGGATTTAAAAAATGGTTACTATACGTTACCACTTATTTTGGCTATGGAAAAACATCATGAAGAATTTGCACCGTATTTAGAGAAAAGAACTGACTTATCAGATACAGAACTACAAGAAGTCCGTGACCTAATCGCTAAATACGAAGGGATCGAAAAAGCCGAAGCCATTGCAGAACGCTTCACAGACCGCGCCTTAGCAGGAATCAAAAAGTTACCCGATCGTGAAGAAAAAGAAATCTTATACGACATAACAGCCACATTGTTAAAACGAAATAATTAA
- a CDS encoding bacteriocin immunity protein has protein sequence MTKKSVEEVEAAVLRKVYDLILNPETTEEERALLVSFKEKATSNQDMEQPIMKLSTELGRLALVKYNQKATLSAEVGEFYKTISDTGLLKKNVGYGLLATSIMLQNL, from the coding sequence ATGACAAAGAAAAGTGTCGAAGAAGTTGAAGCAGCTGTTTTAAGAAAAGTGTATGATTTGATTTTGAATCCAGAAACAACAGAAGAAGAAAGAGCCTTACTTGTTTCATTCAAAGAAAAAGCAACAAGTAATCAAGATATGGAACAACCAATTATGAAGCTATCTACTGAATTAGGTCGGTTGGCACTCGTTAAGTACAACCAAAAAGCCACACTTAGCGCTGAAGTCGGAGAATTTTATAAAACAATCTCAGACACAGGCTTACTAAAAAAGAATGTAGGCTATGGCCTTTTAGCAACAAGCATAATGCTTCAAAATTTATAA